One genomic window of Wolbachia endosymbiont (group B) of Eucosma cana includes the following:
- a CDS encoding BolA/IbaG family iron-sulfur metabolism protein: MTITIHELEKIIKQSFPDADIKIKDLAGDDDHYHLKITSKCFSGKTKIEQHRMVYKALEGQSIHALQLETGA, translated from the coding sequence ATGACTATTACAATTCACGAGTTAGAGAAAATTATCAAACAATCATTTCCTGATGCTGATATAAAAATTAAAGACCTTGCTGGAGATGATGATCACTACCATTTAAAAATAACTTCCAAGTGTTTCTCTGGAAAGACAAAAATAGAACAACACAGAATGGTATACAAGGCTCTTGAAGGTCAGTCTATACATGCATTGCAACTAGAAACTGGAGCTTAA
- a CDS encoding IS3-like element ISWpi17 family transposase (programmed frameshift): MATKKYEPELKAKIALEAIKNQKSTAEICSEYKIPSTNLYDWRDRVLARLKDLFVEESESARKQRILAQEIESLHKVIGELTVENSYLKKKFTEISKKDRVRFIEKDSDLSIRKQADLLGICRSSLYYRPIINNESEVANLIQEVYLASDCRYGYRKITAEIIASGVVVNHKKILRIMKKMKISGLYCRKRCNTSIKEKKHKIYPYLLKDLIICRVNQVWATDITYIMVEGKFIYFVAIMDLYSRYIIAHSLSPYLDAGFCLYTLKEALKQGKPEIFNSDQGVQFTSYNFIMELERANIKISMDHKGRCFDNIFVERLWRTLKQEAIYYYRPNSIRDLNLIINDFVAWYNYRRRHQTLHYKVPADLYYHKQ, translated from the exons ATGGCAACAAAAAAATATGAACCAGAGTTAAAAGCAAAGATAGCTTTGGAAGCAATAAAAAATCAAAAAAGCACAGCTGAGATATGTAGTGAATATAAAATACCATCAACAAATCTATATGATTGGCGTGATAGAGTATTGGCAAGGTTAAAAGACCTATTTGTTGAAGAAAGTGAAAGTGCGAGAAAACAAAGAATCTTAGCGCAAGAAATAGAAAGTTTACATAAAGTAATAGGAGAATTGACAGTGGAAAATAGCTATTTGAAAAAAAAAT TTACTGAAATAAGCAAAAAAGATAGAGTAAGGTTTATAGAAAAAGATTCTGATCTGTCAATTAGGAAACAGGCTGATTTATTGGGGATTTGCAGATCTAGCCTATATTATAGGCCTATAATTAATAACGAAAGTGAAGTAGCAAATTTGATTCAAGAAGTATATTTGGCTTCTGATTGCCGTTATGGATATCGTAAAATTACTGCTGAAATCATAGCGAGTGGAGTAGTAGTCAATCACAAAAAAATCTTAAGAATTATGAAAAAAATGAAGATTAGTGGGCTGTATTGTAGAAAAAGATGTAATACAAGTATTAAAGAAAAAAAGCATAAAATATATCCTTATTTACTCAAAGATTTGATTATTTGTAGAGTTAATCAGGTATGGGCTACTGATATAACATATATTATGGTAGAAGGTAAGTTTATCTATTTTGTGGCAATAATGGACTTGTATAGTCGCTATATTATTGCTCATTCATTATCACCATATCTCGATGCTGGATTTTGCCTTTATACTCTCAAAGAAGCTCTAAAACAAGGTAAACCTGAGATTTTTAATAGTGATCAGGGGGTGCAGTTTACTAGCTACAACTTTATTATGGAATTAGAGCGTGCTAATATTAAAATCAGTATGGACCATAAAGGACGTTGCTTCGACAATATATTTGTTGAGCGCTTATGGAGAACTTTAAAGCAAGAAGCTATATATTATTATAGACCAAATAGTATCAGAGATTTAAATCTTATAATAAATGATTTTGTTGCTTGGTATAACTATAGAAGGCGACATCAGACTCTACATTATAAAGTTCCTGCTGATCTTTATTATCATAAACAGTAA
- a CDS encoding gamma-glutamyl-gamma-aminobutyrate hydrolase family protein (Members of this family of hydrolases with an active site Cys residue belong to MEROPS family C26.) — translation MYKCYNRIFNILLITFLLLSNIAYSEKANKEPSALTAENAVNYNIIVGLLKTDESQNIYEIFNNFGVKTIFIDYDKIINLKEIQEEFAKQDEILAKKLILDRIKVEVAKFIKKQKINRIFISDNFHSALNPYRQLVNEAIVKIVDDNPTIHLLAICGGLQDIMYAKEIEVTNVVNDEKNHLKSAQKENIPLQQIKIVPGSRLEKVVARFLLPNQNGWFSTYFPNAHSGTVSNTTENRRRLELLGYKIAAFANDGVIEAIEDKHGNIYFQSHLEALVVKSDKNSRLSSQKVRQVSTLVAIAIINDFLHRV, via the coding sequence ATGTATAAATGTTACAATAGAATATTTAATATACTATTAATTACATTTCTACTATTAAGTAATATCGCTTATAGTGAAAAAGCAAACAAAGAACCATCTGCTTTGACAGCAGAGAATGCAGTAAATTATAATATAATTGTTGGTTTATTGAAAACAGATGAATCTCAAAATATCTATGAGATATTCAATAATTTTGGGGTTAAAACTATATTCATTGACTACGACAAAATAATTAATCTAAAAGAAATCCAAGAAGAGTTTGCAAAACAAGATGAAATATTGGCAAAAAAGCTGATACTAGATCGAATAAAAGTTGAAGTTGCAAAATTTATCAAAAAGCAAAAGATAAACAGAATATTTATTTCAGATAACTTTCATTCAGCTCTTAACCCTTACCGCCAGCTTGTGAATGAAGCAATTGTAAAAATAGTAGATGACAATCCTACAATTCATTTGCTTGCCATATGCGGTGGTTTACAAGACATTATGTATGCAAAAGAAATTGAAGTAACAAATGTTGTTAATGATGAGAAGAATCATTTAAAATCAGCACAAAAAGAGAATATACCTCTTCAGCAGATAAAAATTGTTCCAGGTAGTCGTTTGGAAAAAGTGGTAGCTAGATTTTTACTACCTAATCAAAATGGCTGGTTTTCAACTTATTTTCCGAATGCTCATTCAGGTACAGTAAGTAATACTACAGAGAATAGAAGAAGGCTAGAGCTACTTGGATATAAAATTGCAGCATTTGCCAATGACGGGGTAATAGAAGCTATCGAAGATAAGCATGGTAATATTTACTTTCAAAGTCATCTAGAAGCCCTTGTTGTCAAATCAGATAAAAACTCTCGTTTGTCAAGCCAAAAGGTACGTCAGGTTTCAACACTAGTTGCTATAGCGATTATAAATGATTTTCTTCATCGCGTTTAA
- the pgsA gene encoding CDP-diacylglycerol--glycerol-3-phosphate 3-phosphatidyltransferase, giving the protein MLKKNVPNLLTISRALAIPAIISSFYIESKYASLITILIFMFACITDFFDGYLARAWKVQSNFGKLFDPIADKLVVVSTIIMLVYKQKIDDVTIIPSVIIVCREILVSGLREFLIATNVSLPVSKAGKIKTFFQMVAIVALIMSDYETTKYIGVICLWAAAVMTMWSGYNYVLAGIKQID; this is encoded by the coding sequence ATGCTTAAGAAAAACGTGCCTAATTTGCTAACAATTTCTCGTGCGCTCGCGATACCGGCAATAATATCAAGCTTTTATATAGAAAGTAAATATGCAAGTCTAATAACAATATTGATCTTTATGTTTGCGTGCATTACAGATTTTTTTGATGGTTATTTAGCACGTGCATGGAAAGTCCAATCGAATTTTGGCAAATTATTTGACCCAATTGCTGATAAGTTAGTAGTAGTTTCAACAATAATCATGCTAGTTTATAAGCAAAAAATAGATGATGTTACAATTATACCGTCAGTTATAATTGTTTGTAGGGAGATATTAGTTTCGGGTTTACGAGAGTTTTTGATAGCTACAAACGTTAGTCTACCTGTGAGCAAAGCTGGGAAAATTAAAACATTTTTTCAGATGGTTGCTATAGTGGCATTAATAATGAGTGATTATGAAACAACTAAATACATAGGTGTGATTTGTTTGTGGGCTGCAGCTGTTATGACTATGTGGTCAGGCTATAATTACGTTCTAGCTGGCATCAAACAGATTGACTAA
- the grxD gene encoding Grx4 family monothiol glutaredoxin has product MNNFEQIKKDIAENDVVLYMKGTSDFPQCGFSGLVVSILKNLNVKFKCINVLENDEIRQSIKSFSDWPTIPQIYIKGEFIGGCDIIREMYEKGELQNLLKEKKVIAE; this is encoded by the coding sequence ATGAACAACTTTGAACAAATAAAAAAAGACATAGCAGAAAACGATGTAGTGCTGTATATGAAAGGCACCTCTGACTTTCCTCAATGCGGATTCTCTGGGCTCGTCGTATCAATTCTCAAAAATTTGAATGTAAAGTTTAAATGCATCAACGTACTTGAGAATGATGAAATACGTCAGTCCATAAAAAGTTTTTCTGATTGGCCAACAATTCCACAAATATATATAAAGGGAGAGTTTATTGGTGGCTGTGACATAATCCGCGAGATGTATGAAAAAGGTGAATTACAAAATTTGTTAAAAGAAAAAAAGGTTATTGCGGAGTAA
- a CDS encoding thiamine diphosphokinase: protein MQKLHGAFYNHMLHCSVEQEYRSIVVLNGEMPDSSFFKQDIPVIAVDGGANKLLSIGVKPDLVIGDLDSINPNLRANLNTVYLPDQDYCDFSKAMAHLKTVKLLPSIVTGITGGAIDHILQNINIFSSTDSIFYMPSPSMVGYALQKGITYFSSLLKNTKMSLLGIPKAQISTKGLQWELYLSNLAFPGKNSCFNRSLGNELSIEIHSGVCLAMIYLEAVNDDGVY from the coding sequence ATGCAAAAACTGCACGGAGCGTTTTATAACCATATGCTACATTGTAGCGTGGAGCAAGAATATCGTTCTATTGTAGTACTAAATGGAGAAATGCCTGATTCATCGTTTTTTAAACAAGATATACCTGTTATTGCTGTAGATGGAGGAGCAAACAAGCTTCTATCAATTGGCGTAAAACCTGATCTTGTAATAGGAGATTTGGATAGTATAAATCCGAATTTACGTGCTAATTTAAATACAGTATATCTACCTGATCAAGATTATTGCGACTTTTCTAAAGCAATGGCTCACTTAAAAACAGTAAAGTTATTGCCATCAATAGTAACGGGTATTACTGGAGGAGCAATTGATCATATACTACAAAATATCAACATTTTTTCAAGTACAGATAGTATCTTTTATATGCCTTCGCCTTCCATGGTGGGGTACGCCTTACAAAAGGGTATTACCTATTTTTCCTCTTTGCTAAAAAATACTAAAATGTCCTTACTTGGTATACCGAAAGCTCAAATATCAACTAAAGGATTACAATGGGAACTGTACCTTAGTAACCTTGCTTTTCCAGGAAAGAATTCTTGCTTTAATCGAAGTTTAGGCAATGAGTTATCTATAGAAATACACAGCGGCGTGTGTTTAGCAATGATATATTTAGAAGCAGTAAATGATGATGGTGTGTATTGA
- a CDS encoding SemiSWEET family sugar transporter produces the protein MYINIEECFGFIAFITSLIGLLPQVYRAYITKLTRDISMLMLVNYLICSSSWLIYGICQGLTFVILSNIAGLVISIISIVQKCYYDAKTARSVL, from the coding sequence ATGTATATAAATATTGAAGAATGCTTTGGCTTCATCGCGTTCATTACATCTCTCATTGGGTTATTGCCTCAAGTATATAGAGCATATATCACAAAACTTACTCGTGACATATCGATGCTAATGTTGGTGAATTATCTTATTTGTTCATCATCTTGGCTTATTTACGGTATTTGTCAGGGTTTAACTTTTGTGATACTCAGTAATATTGCTGGATTAGTGATCAGTATAATATCAATTGTTCAAAAATGTTACTACGATGCAAAAACTGCACGGAGCGTTTTATAA
- a CDS encoding malic enzyme-like NAD(P)-binding protein → MNNDLDNTTKQEALKYHNKSGKPGKVSVIPTKPLSTQHDLSLAYSPGVAAPCLAIAKNPKAVYDYTAKSNYVAVISNGTAVLGLGNIGPLASKPVMEGKAVLFKRFADIDAVDIEVDTEDIENFINAVRYLGPSWGGINLEDIKSPDCFIIEKRLNELMDIPVFHDDQHGTAVVVAAGIENALDIAGKKLEDVKIIMNGAGAAGIACLEILKSMGAKNIVLCDKQGVIHKDRKEDMNEWKEKYAIDTKERSLLDTIKGADVFIGLSAKDVLSEEMLKSMSKDPVIFALANPDPEVRPEFAKSVRPDAIIATGRSDYNNQVNNVMGFPYIFRGALDVYATTINDEMKIAAADAIAKLAREPVPHEISAAYGGRKMSYGREYIIPTPFDPRLISIVSPAVAKAAVTSGVARKEIKDWNEYASQLKSRLASALSTLNLLSSQ, encoded by the coding sequence ATGAATAATGATTTAGATAACACCACAAAACAAGAAGCACTTAAGTACCATAATAAAAGTGGTAAACCTGGTAAGGTATCGGTTATACCAACAAAACCCTTATCCACACAGCATGACCTATCACTTGCTTATTCCCCTGGTGTTGCAGCCCCATGCCTTGCAATAGCTAAAAATCCTAAAGCTGTTTATGATTACACGGCAAAAAGCAATTATGTGGCTGTCATTTCAAATGGCACTGCAGTGCTTGGGCTTGGTAATATAGGTCCTCTTGCTTCAAAACCCGTCATGGAAGGCAAAGCTGTTTTATTTAAGCGTTTTGCTGACATTGATGCAGTCGATATAGAAGTTGACACAGAAGATATAGAAAATTTCATCAATGCAGTAAGGTATCTTGGGCCAAGTTGGGGGGGAATAAATTTAGAAGATATAAAATCTCCTGATTGTTTCATAATAGAAAAACGTCTAAATGAATTGATGGATATTCCAGTGTTCCACGATGATCAACATGGAACTGCAGTAGTTGTTGCAGCTGGTATAGAAAATGCCCTCGATATTGCTGGAAAGAAATTAGAAGACGTCAAGATCATCATGAATGGAGCTGGAGCAGCTGGTATTGCGTGTTTGGAAATACTGAAGTCTATGGGCGCTAAGAACATAGTACTATGTGACAAACAAGGAGTAATACATAAAGACAGAAAAGAGGACATGAATGAGTGGAAGGAAAAATATGCAATTGACACTAAAGAACGTTCTCTACTTGATACCATAAAAGGCGCTGATGTATTCATCGGACTCTCTGCAAAGGATGTGCTTAGCGAAGAGATGTTAAAAAGCATGAGCAAAGACCCGGTCATTTTCGCTCTTGCTAATCCTGATCCAGAAGTAAGGCCTGAATTTGCAAAATCTGTAAGGCCAGATGCAATAATTGCAACTGGTAGGTCAGATTATAACAACCAAGTCAATAATGTAATGGGATTTCCTTACATATTCAGAGGGGCACTTGATGTATATGCAACGACAATAAATGATGAAATGAAAATTGCCGCTGCAGATGCAATAGCAAAGCTTGCTCGCGAGCCAGTGCCGCACGAGATATCTGCAGCCTATGGTGGTCGTAAAATGAGCTATGGACGTGAATATATAATACCTACTCCATTTGACCCAAGATTAATTTCTATAGTATCTCCTGCTGTTGCAAAAGCTGCAGTTACCTCAGGTGTAGCAAGAAAGGAAATAAAGGACTGGAATGAGTATGCAAGTCAATTAAAATCTCGTCTTGCTAGTGCTCTCAGCACGCTGAATCTATTGTCTTCACAATAA
- a CDS encoding efflux RND transporter periplasmic adaptor subunit, protein MRNKVIIVSGIALILLFFINSTFLKKDQAVHSDNPISSFSVKTQDYTPQNRAVYLNFSGTVNPLHRASLVSRTSGQVIAVYLSDGEKVKRGDVILKIEDYDRVAQVEKAKALLNQREIEYHSSKKLNTKGYGAQIKVESAFTALQSARADLKRLELDLENTAIKSPIDGYVDKINVNEGDFVNSGQKITDIVNFDQVLVVLYVSENEVNKIKLGSAAQINLLDGRELVGEVSFISKIAEPKTGSYRVEVKVTDNEIISLQGLTASVSLPSGERFAYKIPSSALSLSDDGVLGIKIVDDNNYVVFTAIEIVDHEDDGVWVVANNEDKPIKLITLGHLFVKPGDKV, encoded by the coding sequence ATGAGAAACAAAGTAATCATCGTTTCCGGTATTGCTCTTATTCTACTGTTTTTTATCAACAGTACATTTTTAAAAAAAGATCAGGCGGTTCATAGTGATAATCCAATTAGTAGTTTTTCAGTAAAAACTCAGGATTATACTCCACAAAATCGCGCTGTATATTTAAATTTTTCTGGTACAGTAAATCCCTTGCATAGAGCAAGCCTTGTCTCAAGAACAAGTGGTCAAGTTATTGCCGTTTATTTGTCTGATGGTGAAAAGGTAAAGAGAGGCGATGTAATTTTAAAGATAGAAGATTATGACAGAGTTGCACAAGTTGAGAAAGCCAAAGCTTTATTAAATCAGCGTGAAATTGAGTATCATTCCTCTAAAAAATTGAATACAAAAGGGTATGGAGCGCAAATAAAAGTGGAATCAGCTTTTACTGCGTTGCAGAGTGCAAGAGCTGACCTAAAAAGGCTAGAGTTGGATTTGGAAAATACTGCAATTAAATCCCCTATTGATGGTTATGTAGATAAGATCAACGTAAATGAAGGGGATTTTGTTAATTCTGGACAGAAGATAACTGACATAGTTAATTTTGATCAAGTTCTTGTAGTGTTGTATGTTTCAGAAAATGAAGTAAATAAAATAAAACTGGGTAGTGCAGCGCAAATTAATTTGCTAGACGGAAGGGAATTAGTAGGTGAAGTGAGTTTTATTAGTAAAATTGCTGAGCCTAAAACTGGATCTTATAGAGTGGAGGTAAAGGTAACTGATAATGAGATTATATCCTTGCAAGGACTGACTGCTAGTGTAAGCCTCCCTTCAGGTGAAAGATTTGCATATAAAATTCCTTCTTCGGCCTTAAGTTTAAGTGATGATGGCGTTCTTGGAATAAAGATTGTTGATGACAATAATTATGTAGTATTTACAGCAATAGAAATTGTTGATCATGAAGATGATGGTGTTTGGGTAGTGGCAAATAACGAAGATAAGCCTATAAAGTTAATAACATTGGGCCATCTATTTGTTAAGCCTGGTGATAAGGTATAA
- a CDS encoding YebC/PmpR family DNA-binding transcriptional regulator: MAGHSQFSNIKHRKGAQDAKRSQKFTKLIREITVAAKQGLPDPELNPRLRSAIFAARKENLPKDKIETAIKNAAGNVAGESYEEIQYEGCGPSGAALIVHALTNNRNRTASEIRYIFSRKGGNLGETGCVSYLFDHVGLIVYKAGGINFEDLFNYGIELEVLNVEENNKEELYVITCEVKDFGKVRDAFYTKFGEPELARLSWQPKDLIEVSDKELIDKLSTLVEELEDNDDVQYVEGNFIFADKL, encoded by the coding sequence ATGGCTGGTCATTCACAGTTTTCAAATATAAAACATCGAAAAGGTGCTCAGGATGCAAAGCGCTCGCAAAAATTTACGAAGCTCATTAGGGAAATAACAGTTGCTGCAAAACAAGGGCTGCCTGATCCCGAACTCAATCCACGTCTTCGCTCTGCTATCTTTGCTGCGCGAAAGGAAAATCTACCAAAAGATAAAATAGAAACAGCAATAAAAAATGCAGCTGGTAACGTTGCTGGAGAAAGTTATGAAGAAATACAATATGAAGGCTGCGGACCTTCTGGTGCTGCACTTATTGTCCATGCTCTGACAAATAATCGCAACCGAACTGCTTCTGAGATACGTTATATCTTTTCTCGCAAAGGCGGTAATTTGGGAGAAACAGGATGTGTGAGTTACCTTTTCGATCATGTAGGCTTAATTGTCTATAAAGCAGGGGGTATAAATTTTGAAGATTTATTTAACTATGGAATTGAATTAGAAGTATTGAATGTTGAGGAAAATAACAAAGAAGAATTATATGTTATAACTTGTGAAGTAAAAGACTTTGGTAAAGTACGTGACGCTTTCTATACAAAATTTGGAGAACCAGAACTTGCTCGTCTTTCATGGCAACCAAAGGACCTGATTGAAGTGAGCGACAAAGAATTAATTGATAAATTATCTACATTAGTTGAAGAGCTAGAAGATAATGATGATGTGCAGTATGTTGAAGGTAATTTTATTTTTGCTGATAAACTATGA
- a CDS encoding IS630 family transposase (programmed frameshift) — protein MALRSKLLDEEVVKSAKEMLKKVRNNAYVSKKLNAVIAAKKYSITSVAKIYCISRKALTSWIKLLKFGREEKLFASRSRRRKTKLNQAQLQQIEAWIEENPNITIKEMRIRIQEKFDLNISKSTVHRHMQKMKFSYITPRPVHNVQDKSKQEEFKKNLNEVIGKYPEKELFFFDESRFGTHSKVGHGWFKKGTRTRVKIKLGRHNFYLYSAVNPKNGESFSLFAPNVNTDCMNIFLEQMLQYLGTREAVLVMDCASWHKSKNLKVPKNIEIIYLPPYSPELNPVERLWLYIKQNILRNKIYSTIALLESTLCKFLTSLATSTIKQLCSVSYLTPQQ, from the exons ATGGCACTCAGATCAAAATTATTGGATGAAGAAGTAGTAAAATCAGCAAAAGAGATGCTGAAGAAAGTAAGGAATAATGCATATGTTTCAAAAAAACTAAACGCTGTAATTGCAGCAAAAAAGTACAGTATAACGTCTGTAGCAAAAATATATTGCATTTCAAGAAAGGCACTAACTTCGTGGATAAAACTCTTGAAATTTGGCAGAGAAGAAAAACTGTTTGCTTCTCGATCACGCCGAAGAAAAACTAAATTAAATCAGGCTCAACTACAGCAAATTGAAGCATGGATAGAAGAAAACCCTAATATTACCATTAAAGAAATGAGAATAAGAATACAGGAAAAGTTCGACTTAAATATTAGCAAATCTACAGTACACCGCCATATGCAAAAGATGAAATTTTCATATATTACACCAAGACCAGTACACAACGTACAAGATAAAAGTAAACAAGAGGAATTC AAAAAAAATCTCAATGAAGTTATTGGAAAGTATCCTGAAAAAGAGCTATTTTTCTTTGATGAATCAAGGTTTGGCACACATTCGAAAGTTGGGCATGGATGGTTTAAAAAAGGTACTAGAACTCGGGTTAAAATAAAGTTAGGTAGGCATAATTTTTATCTCTACAGTGCAGTTAATCCTAAAAATGGAGAGAGTTTTAGCTTATTTGCACCAAATGTTAACACTGATTGCATGAATATATTTCTTGAGCAAATGTTGCAATATCTAGGGACAAGAGAAGCTGTTCTTGTTATGGACTGTGCTAGTTGGCATAAGTCAAAAAATTTAAAGGTACCTAAAAACATTGAGATTATATACCTACCTCCATATTCACCTGAACTTAATCCTGTTGAGAGGCTTTGGTTATATATAAAACAGAACATTTTGCGCAATAAAATATACAGTACTATTGCTTTGCTTGAGAGCACTTTATGCAAATTTCTTACCTCTCTTGCTACTTCTACAATTAAACAACTCTGCTCTGTTTCCTATTTGACTCCACAACAATGA
- the bamD gene encoding outer membrane protein assembly factor BamD has translation MYKTLIICFFLLICSFVHSYGDDLEHTETELYEEAVKLYDQKKYKQAIRAFQKIEDLYPLSYWAMKAKLLSGVSYYNMGNYSSAASDMDDYIYVYPNGEDLPYVYYLRVLSYYMQINKVQLGQQIAYKTLELATEYINLFPNSEYIEEIKEKEKLITEHISKKEYSIGEFYLKRGEYLAAIKRFQNMISDKYSSRVISYLITAHLALGLDLEAEQYENMLAEGVN, from the coding sequence ATGTATAAGACTTTAATCATATGCTTTTTTCTCCTTATTTGCTCCTTTGTGCATTCGTATGGGGATGATCTGGAACACACTGAAACTGAACTATATGAGGAGGCAGTTAAGCTTTATGATCAGAAAAAATATAAACAAGCTATTAGAGCATTTCAAAAGATAGAGGATTTGTATCCTTTATCTTATTGGGCAATGAAAGCAAAATTATTATCTGGAGTTTCTTACTATAATATGGGTAACTACAGCAGTGCTGCAAGTGATATGGATGATTATATATACGTTTATCCAAATGGTGAAGATTTGCCATATGTATATTACTTAAGAGTATTATCTTATTACATGCAAATTAATAAAGTGCAGCTTGGGCAACAAATTGCATATAAAACTTTAGAGCTAGCTACTGAATATATTAATCTTTTTCCGAATAGCGAATATATAGAAGAGATCAAAGAAAAAGAAAAATTAATCACAGAACATATATCAAAAAAAGAGTATTCTATTGGTGAATTTTACCTAAAGCGTGGTGAATATTTAGCAGCAATTAAGCGTTTTCAAAATATGATAAGCGATAAATATTCTTCTAGAGTTATTAGTTATTTAATAACAGCTCACTTAGCTCTTGGCCTTGACTTAGAAGCTGAGCAGTATGAAAATATGTTAGCAGAAGGGGTGAATTAG
- a CDS encoding M23 family metallopeptidase, which produces MRLVILPLLCILPAYATETFAQKYYCHSSAQTLEIDCKQHAIQHFRLKNCSSTGITESNLNHFPALLQHGIRKKKAALVTESDRKLLFISSDIKSSFFDAEGLAPNTVMRLIDIYKGYGVDFKKDIVPKSKLEVLCEKSLSNQKAEEKILYTSLTTDKKVISLYHYESQEAKEVYFNKEGVSLKSSEIFVNPLNGDFRISSKFGNRKHPVRGKIAFHKGVDYAAKLGSPIYAAAEGVVEYIGKNGGYGNYIKIKHKNEYSTCYAHISKFSSDIKLGSKVKQGQIIAYVGSTGVATGPHLHYEVIYNGKHIDPLTIAHGNEIKLPDRELREFKLFVSKVDEIISREGASEKAI; this is translated from the coding sequence ATGAGGCTGGTAATACTTCCACTGCTTTGTATTTTACCAGCATATGCAACTGAAACATTTGCGCAGAAATACTATTGTCATTCCAGTGCCCAGACACTGGAAATTGATTGTAAACAGCACGCTATACAACATTTTCGATTAAAAAACTGTTCAAGCACTGGAATAACAGAAAGCAACCTAAACCACTTTCCAGCGTTACTTCAGCACGGGATCAGGAAAAAAAAAGCTGCTTTGGTGACAGAAAGTGATAGAAAGTTGTTATTCATATCCAGTGACATAAAATCCTCTTTTTTTGACGCAGAAGGTTTGGCGCCAAATACAGTAATGAGATTAATCGACATATATAAAGGTTATGGTGTAGATTTTAAAAAAGACATTGTGCCCAAAAGCAAATTGGAGGTGCTGTGTGAAAAATCACTCAGTAATCAGAAGGCCGAAGAAAAAATTTTATATACTTCACTGACAACAGATAAAAAGGTCATTAGCTTGTATCATTATGAGTCACAAGAAGCAAAAGAAGTGTATTTTAATAAAGAGGGGGTAAGCTTGAAGAGTAGCGAAATTTTTGTAAATCCTTTAAACGGAGATTTTCGTATATCTTCGAAATTTGGTAATAGAAAGCATCCTGTTCGCGGTAAAATTGCTTTTCACAAAGGAGTAGATTATGCAGCTAAGCTTGGCAGTCCCATATATGCTGCTGCAGAGGGTGTGGTAGAATATATAGGAAAGAATGGTGGCTATGGAAATTACATCAAAATAAAACACAAAAATGAATATTCAACTTGTTACGCACATATAAGCAAATTTAGTAGCGATATAAAGTTAGGCTCTAAAGTAAAGCAGGGGCAGATCATTGCTTATGTCGGCAGCACTGGTGTTGCAACAGGACCTCATTTACATTATGAAGTTATATATAATGGTAAACATATTGATCCGCTTACGATAGCTCATGGCAATGAGATAAAGTTGCCTGATCGTGAATTAAGAGAGTTTAAATTATTTGTAAGTAAGGTAGATGAAATAATCAGCAGAGAGGGTGCAAGTGAAAAAGCAATCTGA